In Helianthus annuus cultivar XRQ/B chromosome 8, HanXRQr2.0-SUNRISE, whole genome shotgun sequence, a single genomic region encodes these proteins:
- the LOC118480968 gene encoding interaptin-like, producing the protein MNNPSAQQDVKMYFKGGVQDVEASPKIQTAFSAENSSGSINQSPNSSSGISSYPNDEKVADGFSWDKYIPPDSKTVALIAQIVKEPDLLTEWMKVFDSNETSQEGESVSSDESSERTTVFYQSPSDSSSSDDSSENTIVFDQSPTDDSGDDGEERHINVAKIHLSPESFQFYFADRLEKLKDKRATKEKKMVKCDSVDQEKNSEQRVEKVVEVEKIIEVEKTVEVIKPCLKYLESCKQCEEKDEKLSEQDKMKEQLLFNLNYVKEWYDVLNRTVTGL; encoded by the exons atgaacaatccAAGTGCACAACAAGATGTTAAGATGTATTTCAAAGGGGGTGTTCAAGATGTTGAAgcaagtccgaaaattcaaactgcttttagtgctgaaaATTCATCTGGATCAAtcaatcaaagtccaaacagcAGCAGTGGAatttcttcatatccaa atgatgaaaaggtgGCAGatggttttagctgggataaatacattccacctgattcaaaaaCAGTAGCACTTATCGCTCAAATTGTTAAAGAACCTGATTTGCTGACCgaatggatgaaagtgtttgatAGTAATGAGACAAGTCAAGAAGGAGAatctgtttcatcagatgaaagttcagaaagaacaaCAGTTTTTTATCAATCACCATCAGATTctagttcttcagatgatagttcagaaAACACAATagtgtttgatcaatcaccaactgatgatagTGGTGATGATGGGGAAGAAAGGCACATTAATGTTGCAAAAattcatttatctcctgaaagttttcaattttattttgcagatcgtttGGAAAAGCTGAAAGATAAACGAgcaacaaaagaaaagaaaatggtgAAATGTGATAGTGTTGATCAGGAAAAGAATTCTGAACAAAGagttgagaaagttgttgaagttgagaagattattgAAGTAGAAAAGACTGTTGAAGTTATCAAACCATGTCTTAAATACTTGGAATCTTGCAAGCAGTGCGAAGAGAAAGATGAAAAGTTGAGCGAGCAAGATAAGATGAAAGAACAATTActattcaatctcaattatgtgaaagaatggTATGACGTGTTGAATAGAACAGTGACTGGTCTTTAG